In Triticum aestivum cultivar Chinese Spring chromosome 5B, IWGSC CS RefSeq v2.1, whole genome shotgun sequence, the following proteins share a genomic window:
- the LOC123110984 gene encoding DNAJ protein JJJ1 homolog, with protein sequence MASAAPKRCYYEILGLPRDCSPTDIKLAFRRLALTLHPDKQAPGSDVAAATAAFQELQHAHSVLSDPQERAYYDSHRSQILFADPVSSRSGTASASPVPDLFSFFSTSAFSGFSDSGRGFYKVYGDVFDKVYAQEVAYARRMGIPTDSIPTPPVIGNLDSPYTQVTAFYSYWLGFGSVMDFGWAAEWDASRGENRRVRRLMEEDNKKAMRKARREYNDAVRGLAAFCKKRDKRVVDMALRKKAEEEKKKKEEMERKKAEEKKKKERAMAYQEPEWARVDEIELAFEEEDDEETREKAKEELYCVACNKKFKSEKQWKNHEQSRKHKDKVADLRMAFKEEEEALKEAEEEAGGEWEEVDVGFDFKPANESEESDWSDAAEELAEELDKGLEVADQDNGNKDFNNGEQEVGSYDETSVLEAMLSSRKNKKSGYVVPQEEAPSVVTKDDNSEDRNSEVRSVKKKGRRRRASKKGQDEGSYADSGHGMKNDVPYEESVHDNDENDADDKAEGPPSSNDDGTSASVGDQQNEKTDNPKNNKKNKKGAEKKTTVSADLKITSKGKKQKEVSKARNDCETCGDTFESRSKLFSHLEETGHAVIKGRQKKR encoded by the coding sequence atggcgtcgGCGGCGCCCAAGCGCTGCTACTACGAGATCCTCGGACTCCCCCGAGACTGCTCCCCGACCGACATCAAGCTCGCGTTCCGGCGCCTCGCGCTCACCCTCCACCCCGACAAGCAGGCCCCGGGCTCcgacgtcgccgccgccaccgccgccttccAGGAGCTGCAACACGCGCACTCCGTCCTCTCCGACCCCCAGGAGCGCGCCTACTACGACTCCCACCGCTCCCAGATCCTCTTCGCCGACCCCGTCTCCTCCCGTTCCGGCACCGCCTCCGCCTCACCCGTCCCCGACCTATTCTCCTTCTTCTCCACCTCCGCCTTTTCCGGCTTCTCCGACTCCGGCCGCGGATTCTACAAGGTCTACGGCGACGTATTCGACAAGGTATACGCCCAGGAGGTCGCCTATGCCCGCCGCATGGGCATCCCCACCGACTCCATCCCCACGCCGCCGGTCATTGGCAACCTCGACTCCCCTTACACCCAGGTCACCGCTTTCTACTCCTACTGGCTGGGTTTCGGCTCGGTTATGGACTTCGGGTGGGCGGCCGAGTGGGACGCATCCCGTGGGGAGAACCGCCGTGTTAGGAGGCTCATGGAGGAGGATAACAAGAAGGCAATGCGCAAGGCGCGGCGGGAGTATAACGATGCTGTGAGAGGGTTGGCTGCCTTCTGTAAGAAGAGAGATAAGAGGGTGGTTGACATGGCACTGCGGAAGAAGGCAgaggaagagaaaaagaagaaggaagagatgGAGCGAAAGAaggccgaggagaagaagaagaaggagcgggcaATGGCGTATCAAGAGCCTGAGTGGGCGAGGGTGGACGAGATCGAGTTAGCCtttgaggaagaggatgatgaggaGACGAGGGAAAAGGCCAAGGAGGAGCTGTACTGTGTCGCCTGTAATAAGAAGTTCAAGTCGGAGAAGCAGTGGAAGAACCATGAGCAGTCAAGGAAGCATAAGGATAAGGTGGCTGATCTGAGGATGGCCtttaaggaggaggaggaggctctaAAGGAAGCTGAGGAGGAGGCAGGAGGTGAGTGGGAAGAAGTTGATGTGGGGTTCGACTTTAAGCCTGCTAACGAGTCCGAGGAGAGTGATTGGTCAGATGCTGCAGAAGAGTTGGCTGAGGAGTTGGACAAGGGCTTGGAGGTGGCGGATCAAGACAATGGTAATAAGGACTTCAATAATGGGGAGCAGGAGGTTGGTTCATATGATGAGACGAGTGTGCTGGAGGCGATGTTGTCAAGCCGTAAGAACAAGAAAAGTGGCTATGTGGTTCCTCAAGAGGAAGCTCCTTCTGTTGTTACAAAGGATGATAACAGTGAAGATAGAAATTCTGAAGTTAGGAGTGTCAAGAAGAAAGGACGCCGGAGGCGGGCATCAAAGAAGGGACAAGATGAAGGTAGTTATGCTGATAGTGGACATGGTATGAAGAATGATGTTCCGTATGAGGAGTCTGTGCATGATAATGATGAAAATGATGCTGATGATAAGGCGGAAGGTCCACCCTCTTCTAATGATGATGGCACATCAGCAAGCGTTGGAGACCAACAGAACGAAAAGACTGACAATCCTAAAAACAACAAAAAGAACAAGAAAGGCGCAGAGAAGAAAACAACTGTTTCTGCTGACCTAAAGATCACATCAaagggaaagaagcaaaag